The Anas acuta chromosome 18, bAnaAcu1.1, whole genome shotgun sequence genome has a segment encoding these proteins:
- the LOC137841829 gene encoding myosin heavy chain, skeletal muscle, adult-like gives MSSDSEMAIFGEAAPYLRKSEKERIEAQNKPFDAKSSVFVVHPKESFVKGTIQSKESGKVTVKTEGGETLTVKEDQIFSMNPPKYDKIEDMAMMTHLHEPAVLYNLKERYAAWMIYTYSGLFCVTVNPYKWLPVYNPEVVLAYRGKKRQEAPPHIFSISDNAYQFMLTDRENQSILITGESGAGKTVNTKRVIQYFATIAASGEKKKEEQPGKMQGTLEDQIISANPLLEAFGNAKTVRNDNSSRFGKFIRIHFGATGKLASADIETYLLEKSRVTFQLKAERSYHIFYQIMSNKKPELIDMLLITTNPYDYQFVSQGEITVPSINDQEELIATDSAIDILGFTADEKTAIYKLTGAVMHYGNLKFKQKQREEQAEPDGTEVADKAAYLMGLNSADLLKALCYPRVKVGNEYVTKGQTVQQVNNAVGALAKAVYEKMFLWMVVRINQQLDTKQPRQYFIGVLDIAGFEIFDFNSLEQLCINFTNEKLQQFFNHHMFVLEQEEYKKEGIEWEFIDFGMDLAACIELIEKPMGIFSILEEECMFPKATDTSFKNKLYDQHLGKSNNFQKPKPGKGKAEAHFSLVHYAGTVDYNISGWLEKNKDPLNETVIGLYQKSSVKTLALLFASAGGEAEASGGGGKKGGKKKGSSFQTVSALFRENLNKLMTNLRSTHPHFVRCIIPNETKTPGAMEHELVLHQLRCNGVLEGIRICRKGFPSRVLYADFKQRYKVLNASAIPEGQFIDSKKASEKLLGSIDVDHTQYKFGHTKVFFKAGLLGLLEEMRDEKLAQLITRTQARCRGFLMRVEYQRMVERRESIFCIQYNIRAFMNVKHWPWMKLFFKIKPLLKSAESEKEMANMKGEFEKTKEELAKSEAKRKELEEKMVSLLQEKNDLQLQVQAEADSLADAEERCDQLIKTKIQLEAKIKEVTERAEDEEEINAELTAKKRKLEDECSELKKDIDDLELTLAKVEKEKHATENKVKNLTEEMASLDETIAKLTKEKKALQEAHQQTLDDLQAEEDKVNTLTKAKTKLEQQVDDLEGSLEQEKKLRMDLERAKRKLEGDLKLAHDSIMDLENDKQQLDEKLKKKDFEISQIQSKIEDEQALGMQLQKKIKELQARIEELEEEIEAERTSRAKAEKHRADLSRELEEISERLEEAGGATAAQIEMNKKREAEFQKMRRDLEEATLQHEATAATLRKKHADSTAELGEQIDNLQRVKQKLEKEKSELKMEIDDLASNMESVSKAKANLEKMCRTLEDQLSEVKTKEEEHQRMVNDLNAQRARLQTESGEYSRQVEEKDALISQLSRGKQAFTQQIEELKRHLEEEIKAKSALAHALQSARHDCDLLREQYEEEQEAKGELQRALSKANSEVAQWRTKYETDAIQRTEELEEAKKKLAQRLQDAEEHVEAVNAKCASLEKTKQRLQNEVEDLMIDVERSNAACAALDKKQKNFDKILAEWKQKYEETQAELEASQKESRSLSTELFKMKNAYEESLDHLETLKRENKNLQQEISDLTEQIAEGGKAIHELEKVKKQIEQEKSEIQAALEEAEASLEHEEGKILRLQLELNQVKSEIDRKIAEKDEEIDQLKRNHLRIVESMQSTLDAEIRSRNEALRLKKKMEGDLNEMEIQLSHANRQAAEAQKNLRNTQGVLKDTQIHLDDALRTQEDLKEQVAMVERRANLLQAEIEELRAALEQTERSRKVAEQELMDASERVQLLHTQNTSLINTKKKLETDIAQIQGEMEDTIQEARNAEEKAKKAITDAAMMAEELKKEQDTSAHLERMKKNLDQTVKDLQHRLDEAEQLALKGGKKQIQKLEARVRELEGEVDAEQKRSAEAVKGVRKYERRVKELTYQSEEDRKNILRLQDLVDKLQMKVKSYKRQAEEAEELSNVNLSKFRKIQHELEEAEERADIAESQVNKLRVKSREFHSKKIEEEE, from the exons ATGTCTTCAGATTCTGAGATGGCCATCTTTGGGGAGGCAGCTCCCTACCTCCGAAagtcagagaaggaaagaatcGAAGCTCAGAACAAGCCTTTTGATGCCAAATCATCAGTCTTTGTGGTACATCCAAAGGAATCCTTTGTGAAAGGGACAATCCAGAGCAAAGAATCAGGAAAGGTCACTGTCAAGACTGAAGGTGGAGAG ACTCTGACCGTGAAGGAAGATCAAATCTTCTCCATGAACCCTCCCAAGTATGACAAAATTGAGGACATGGCCATGATGACCCACCTCCATGAACCCGCTGTGCTGTACAACCTCAAAGAGCGTTATGCAGCCTGGATGATCTAT ACCTACTCGGGCCTCTTCTGTGTCACTGTCAACCCCTACAAGTGGCTGCCAGTGTACAACCCGGAGGTGGTGTTGGCCTACCGAGGCAAAAAGCGCCAGGAGGCCCCTCCACACATCTTCTCCATCTCTGACAATGCCTATCAGTTCATGCTGACTG ACCGTGAGAATCAGTCAATCCTGATCAC TGGAGAATCTGGTGCAGGGAAGACTGTGAACACAAAGCGTGTCATCCAATACTTTGCAACAATTGCAGCtagtggggagaagaaaaaggaggagcaGCCTGGCAAAATGCAG GGGACACTTGAGGATCAAATCATCAGCGCCAACCCCTTGCTGGAGGCCTTTGGTAATGCCAAGACTGTGAGGAACGACAACTCCTCACGCTTT GGCAAATTCATTCGAATTCACTTCGGGGCCACAGGCAAACTGGCTTCTGCTGACATTGAAACTT ATCTGCTGGAGAAGTCCAGAGTCACCTTCCAGCTCAAGGCAGAAAGAAGCTACCACATATTTTATCAGATCATGTCCAACAAGAAGCCAGAGCTGATTG acATGCTTCTCATTACCACCAACCCATATGACTACCAATTTGTTAGTCAAGGTGAGATCACTGTTCCCAGCATTAACGACCAAGAGGAGTTGATTGCTACTGAT AGTGCCATTGACATCCTGGGTTTCACTGCTGATGAAAAGACTGCCATCTACAAGTTGACAGGGGCTGTCATGCACTATGGCAACTTGAAGTTCAAGCAGAAACAGCgagaggagcaggcagagccagaTGGCACAGAAg TTGCTGACAAGGCTGCCTACCTGATGGGTTTGAACTCAGCAGACTTGCTCAAGGCACTGTGCTACCCCCGAGTCAAAGTTGGGAATGAATATGTGACCAAGGGTCAAACTGTGCAGCAG GTGAACAATGCAGTGGGTGCTCTAGCAAAAGCTGTCTATGAGAAGATGTTCTTATGGATGGTTGTTCGCATCAACCAGCAGCTTGATACGAAGCAGCCCAGACAGTACTTCATTGGTGTCCTGGACATTGCTGGCTTCGAGATCTTTGAt TTCAACAGCCTGGAGCAGCTGTGCATCAACTTCACCAATGAGAAACTGCAGCAGTTCTTCAACCACCACATGTtcgtgctggagcaggaggagtaCAAGAAGGAAGGAATTGAGTGGGAGTTCATTGACTTTGGGATGGACTTGGCTGCTTGTATTGAGCTCATTGAAAAA CCCATGGGCATCTTCTCCATCCTGGAAGAGGAGTGCATGTTCCCCAAGGCAACTGACACCTCTTTCAAGAACAAGCTCTATGACCAGCATCTGGGCAAGTCCAACAACTTCCAGAAGCCCAAGCCTGGCAAAGGCAAGGCCGAGGCCCATTTTTCACTTGTGCACTATGCTGGCACAGTGGACTACAACATCTCTGGCTGGCTTGAAAAGAACAAGGACCCCCTGAATGAAACTGTCATTGGATTGTACCAGAAGTCATCTGTAAAGACATTGGCCTTACTTTTTGCCTCTGCTGGTGGAGAAGCAG AGGctagtggtggtggtggcaagAAAGGTGGCAAGAAAAAGGGTTCTTCGTTCCAGACTGTCTCAGCTCTTTTTCGG GAGAACTTAAATAAACTGATGACCAATCTACGGAGCACTCACCCCCATTTTGTCCGTTGCATCAtaccaaatgaaacaaaaacaccag GTGCCATGGAACATGAACTAGTACTACACCAGCTGCGCTGTAATGGTGTGCTGGAAGGGATACGAATTTGCAGGAAGGGATTCCCCAGCAGAGTCCTCTATGCAGACTTTAAACAGAG gTACAAGGTGCTTAATGCCAGCGCTATCCCAGAGGGACAGTTCATTGATAGCAAAAAGGCTTCTGAGAAACTTCTGGGGTCAATTGATGTGGATCACACCCAATACAAATTTGGTCACACCAAG GTGTTCTTCAAAGCTGGGCTGCTAGGGCTCCTGGAGGAGATGAGGGATGAGAAGCTGGCACAGCTCATCACTCGCACACAGGCCAGGTGCAGGGGCTTCCTGATGAGAGTGGAGTACCAGAGAATGGTGGAGAGGAG GGAGTCCATCTTCTGCATCCAGTACAACATTCGTGCATTCATGAATGTCAAGCACTGGCCCTGGATGAAGCTGTTCTTTAAAATCAAGCCCTTGCTGAAGAGTGCAGAATCTGAGAAGGAGATGGCCAACATGAAGGGGGAGTTTGAGAAAACCAAGGAAGAGCTTGCAAAATCTGAGGCaaagaggaaggagctggaggagaaaatggTGTCTCTgcttcaggagaaaaatgatCTGCAGCTCCAAGTGCAAGCT GAAGCAGATAGCTTGGCTGATGCTGAGGAAAGATGTGATCAGCTCATCAAAACTAAAATCCAGCTGGAAGCCAAAATTAAGGAGGTGACAGAACGGGCCgaggatgaggaagaaattaatgCTGAGCTGACTGCCAAGAAGAGGAAACTGGAGGATGAATGTTCAGAGCTGAAGAAAGACATTGATGACCTGGAGTTAACCTTGGCCAAggttgaaaaggaaaaacatgccACCGAAAACAAG GTGAAAAACCTCACAGAGGAAATGGCATCCCTGGATGAGACCATTGCCAAGctgacaaaagagaagaaagcccTCCAAGAGGCCCACCAGCAGACACTGGACGACCTGCAGGCCGAAGAGGACAAAGTCAATACATTGACCAAAGCAAAAACCAAGCTGGAGCAGCAAGTGGATGAT CTGGAAGGGTCCCTGGAGCAAGAGAAGAAACTGCGCATGGACCTTGAAAGGGCTAAGAGGAAACTTGAGGGAGACCTGAAGTTGGCCCACGATAGCATAATGGATTTGGAAAATGATAAGCAGCAGCTGGATGAGAAACTGAAGAA GAAAGACTTTGAAATCAGCCAGATCCAGAGCAAAATTGAGGATGAGCAAGCCCTGGGCATGCAATTACAGAAGAAGATCAAGGAGCTGCAG GCCCGTATCGAGGAACTGGAGGAGGAAATTGAGGCAGAGCGAACCTCTCGGGCAAAAGCAGAGAAGCACCGTGCTGACCTCTCCAGAGAGCTGGAGGAGATCAGCGAGCGACTGGAAGAAGCCGGAGGGGCTACGGCAGCTCAGATTGAGATGAACAAGAAGCGTGAGGCAGAATTTCAGAAGATGCGCCGCGACCTCGAAGAGGCCACACTGCAGCACGAAGCCACAGCTGCCACCCTGCGGAAGAAGCACGCAGACAGCACAGCTGAGCTTGGGGAGCAGATCGACAACCTGCAACGAGTCaagcagaagctggagaaggagaagagtgAGCTGAAGATGGAGATAGATGACTTGGCCAGTAACATGGAGTCTGTCTCCAAAGCCAAG GCAAACCTGGAGAAGATGTGCCGCACACTGGAAGACCAACTGAGTGAGGTTAAGACAAAAGAAGAGGAACATCAACGCATGGTAAATGACCTCAATGCTCAAAGAGCTCGTCTGCAGACAGAATCAG GTGAATATTCACGCCAGGTGGAGGAGAAAGATGCTCTAATTTCTCAGCTATCAAGAGGCAAGCAGGCATTCACCCAACAGATTGAGGAACTCAAGAGGCACTTAGAAGAAGAGATAAAG GCTAAGAGTGCCCTGGCCCACGCCTTGCAGTCTGCTCGCCATGACTGTGACTTGCTCAGGGAACAATATGAGGAGGAGCAAGAAGCCAAGGGAGAACTGCAACGTGCACTGTCCAAAGCCAACAGCGAAGTGGCCCAATGGAGAACTAAATATGAGACAGATGCTATTCAGCGCacggaggagctggaggaggccaA GAAGAAACTGGCACAGCGCCTGCAGGATGCAGAGGAACACGTTGAAGCCGTCAACGCCAAATGTGCTTCCCTggaaaagacaaagcagaggctgcagaacGAGGTGGAAGACCTGATGATTGACGTGGAGCGATCAAATGCTGCCTGCGCAGCTCTGGACAAGAAGCAGAAGAACTTTGACAAG ATCCTGGCAGAGTGGAAGCAGAAGTACGAGGAAACACAGGCTGAGCTGGAAGCTTCCCAGAAGGAGTCTCGCTCTCTCAGCACGGAGCTGTTTAAGATGAAGAATGCCTATGAGGAGTCCCTGGACCACCTGGAAACGCTGAAGCGTGAGAACAAGAACTTGCAGC AGGAGATTTCTGACCTCACAGAGCAGATTGCAGAGGGAGGAAAGGCAATCCATGAGCTGGAGAAAGTCAAGAAACAGATTGAGCAAGAGAAATCTGAAATCCAGGCTGCCTTGGAGGAAGCTGAG GCCTCTCTAGAACACGAAGAGGGGAAAATCCTGCGCCTCCAGCTGGAGCTCAACCAGGTCAAGTCTGAGATTGACAGGAAGATAGCAGAGAAAGATGAGGAAATTGACCAGCTGAAGAGAAATCACCTCAGAATTGTGGAGTCCATGCAAAGCACCCTGGATGCTGAGATCAGGAGCAGGAACGAAGCCCTGCGGCTGAAGAAGAAGATGGAGGGAGACCTGAATGAAATGGAGATCCAGCTGAGCCATGCCAACCGCCAGGCTGCAGAGGCACAAAAGAACCTGAGAAACACACAGGGAGTGCTCAAG GATACCCAGATACATTTGGATGATGCTCTCAGGACACAGGAAGACCTGAAGGAACAGGTGGCCATGGTGGAGCGTAGAGCAAACCTCTTGCAGGCTGAGATTGAGGAACTGCGGGCAGCCCTGGAGCAGACAGAGAGGTCAAGGAAAGTGGCTGAGCAGGAACTAATGGATGCAAGTGAGAGAGTTCAGCTCCTCCACACCCAG AACACCAGCCTGATCAACACCAAGAAGAAGCTGGAAACAGACATTGCCCAAATTCAGGGTGAAATGGAAGACACCATCCAGGAAGCCCGCAATGCTGAAGAGAAGGCCAAGAAGGCCATCACAGAT gcGGCCATGATGGCAGAAGAGCTGAAGAAGGAGCAGGACACTAGTGCTCACCTggaaagaatgaagaagaaCCTGGACCAGACAGTGAAGGACCTGCAGCACCGTCTGGATGAGGCTGAGCAGCTGGCCCTGAAAGGAGGCAAGAAGCAAATCCAGAAGCTGGAGGCCAGG GTGCGGGAGCTGGAAGGGGAGGTTGATGCTGAGCAGAAGCGCAGCGCTGAAGCTGTGAAGGGTGTGCGCAAGTACGAGAGGAGGGTGAAGGAGCTGACCTACCAG TCTGAGGAAGACCGGAAGAATATTCTCAGGCTCCAGGATCTGGTGGACAAGCTGCAGATGAAGGTGAAATCCTACAAGAGACAAGCTGAAGAGGCT GAGGAGCTGTCCAATGTCAACCTCTCCAAATTCCGCAAGATCCAGCACGAGCTGGAAGAAGCCGAGGAGCGGGCTGACATTGCAGAGTCTCAGGTCAACAAGCTCCGAGTAAAGAGCCGGGAGTTTCACAGCAAGAAGATAGAAGAGGAAGAGTAA